A region from the Ptychodera flava strain L36383 chromosome 12, AS_Pfla_20210202, whole genome shotgun sequence genome encodes:
- the LOC139146089 gene encoding uncharacterized protein translates to MLLDVPGHSLRSRDNRDSKKLLMNIIEGKEPYGKEIGKHTESSKPERKIHTIVSIQKGTVQIEELHSRLRDAAKSLGEAIPMFFVITHIDKMTEEQVNNMIADLKLAIGLDESVIFTVANSDTKTGLEHQEDPQKKMYMRRVLRRVLGASKEYKKSHPEQESFRFEPTSRGACQIM, encoded by the exons ATGCTTTTGGATGTTCCTGGGCATTCACTCAGATCACGTGACAATAGGGACTCGAAGAAATTGTTGATGAATATCATCGAGGGAAAGGAACCGTATGGCAAGGAAATAGGCAAGCACACGGAATCATCTAAGCCCGAAAGAAAAATTCACACAATAGTATCAATACAGAAAGGAACGGTTCAGATTGAGGAGCTGCATAGCAGGTTAAGGGATGCCGCAAAATCTCTCG GTGAAGCGATACCAATGTTTTTTGTAATAACTCACATTGATAAGATGACGGAAGAACAAGTCAACAATATGATAGCAGATTTAAAGCTTGCCATTGGGTTAGATGAGTCTGTAATTTTCACTGTTGCGAACAGCGATACCAAAACTGGTTTAGAGCATCAGGAAGATCCACAGAAGAAAATGTATATGCGCCGTGTACTGCGCAGGGTACTAGGAGCGTCAAAGGAATACAAGAAAAGCCACCCGGAGCAGGAGAGCTTCCGTTTTGAACCAACTTCAAGAGGTGCATGTCAAATCATGTAG
- the LOC139144737 gene encoding m7GpppX diphosphatase-like isoform X1, which translates to MIVSFTDNVALCSAHVIDTAEKPLFKQADTAISFKMWKYYPVVQAQNPHKINFCHPNWRVKRVVSGKKKQAKKQKVETTNNTQDKMADDNTSMPAAKKAKCESGDVQEARKDFTGFVVDKVLNEVVQSKAIFVQGHFKGSDEPAVVILEKTAFDRDTLGDMLSSRMELQRIMQNDIYDVYNGYPPQNLNGISTRIIYPATERHIMKYTSQQVYLIEETAADYQNITLPSITSRAFSIQWVYNILDKKAEADRILYEDEDPEIGYLLAPDMKWDQTQIDNLHIDAICHKRNIKSIRDLTEGHLPLLQNIKEKGTEFICEKYGLTKNHLRVFLHYQPSYYHLHVHFTHINFDAPGSRVGQAHLLSDVIDNIQLQHDYYQKKTMTFTVREKDPLFQKFREAGKV; encoded by the exons ATGATAGTCTCTTTCACTGACAACGTTGCGCTCTGTTCGGCACATGTGATCGATACAGCAGAGAAACCGCTGTTTAAACAGGCAG ATACTGCTATATCATTCAAAATGTGGAAATATTACCCGGTTGTGCAAGCGCAAAATCCacataaaattaacttttgcCACCCAAATTGGAGAGTGAAGCGAGTTGTTTCAGGGAAAAAAAAGcaagcaaagaaacaaaaagtaGAGACGACAAAT AACACACAGGACAAAATGGCAGATGACAATACCAGCATGCCAGCTGCAAAGAAAGCTAAATGTGAAAGTGGTGATGTACAGGAAGCCAGGAAAGATTTCACAGGTTTTGTGGTCGACAAGGTACTCAATGAAGTCGTACAGAGCAAGGCAAtatttgtacaaggacattttaAAGGTTCTGATGAACCAGCTGTTGTCATCTTGGAGAAGACTGCATTCGATAGGGACACCCTTGGTGACATGCTATCCAGCAGAATGGAGCTTCAGAGAATAAtgcaaaatgatatttatgATGTGTATAATGGATATCCACCTCAAAACCTCAACG GGATCAGCACAAGAATAATCTACCCTGCCACTGAACGTCATATTATGAAGTACACATCACAACAAGTCTACTTGATTGAAGAGACAGCTGCCGATTATCAAAACATCACACTGCCATCAATCACATCACGGGCATTTAGTATACAG TGGGTGTACAATATCCTGGACAAGAAGGCAGAGGCTGATAGAATTTTGTATGAAGATGAAGATCCGGAGATAGGATATCTGTTGGCTCCAGATATGAAATGGGATCAAACCCAAATAGATAATCTGCACATCGATGCCATATGCCATAAGAGAAACATCAAGTCAATACGGGATCTGACGGAAGGTCATCTGCCACTTCTGCAAAACATCAAGGAAAAGGGCACA gAATTCATTTGTGAAAAGTACGGATTGACAAAGAACCATTTGCGTGTATTCCTTCACTATCAGCCGTCATATTACCACCTACATGTTCACTTCACTCACATCAACTTTGATGCACCTGGCAGTCGTGTGGGCCAAGCACATCTTTTATCAGACGTCATTGACAATATCCAACTTCAGCATGACTACTACCAGAAGAAGACAATGACTTTTACTGTCAGAGAAAAAGATCCATTGtttcagaaattcagagaagCAGGGAAAGTTTAG
- the LOC139144737 gene encoding m7GpppX diphosphatase-like isoform X2: MADDNTSMPAAKKAKCESGDVQEARKDFTGFVVDKVLNEVVQSKAIFVQGHFKGSDEPAVVILEKTAFDRDTLGDMLSSRMELQRIMQNDIYDVYNGYPPQNLNGISTRIIYPATERHIMKYTSQQVYLIEETAADYQNITLPSITSRAFSIQWVYNILDKKAEADRILYEDEDPEIGYLLAPDMKWDQTQIDNLHIDAICHKRNIKSIRDLTEGHLPLLQNIKEKGTEFICEKYGLTKNHLRVFLHYQPSYYHLHVHFTHINFDAPGSRVGQAHLLSDVIDNIQLQHDYYQKKTMTFTVREKDPLFQKFREAGKV; encoded by the exons ATGGCAGATGACAATACCAGCATGCCAGCTGCAAAGAAAGCTAAATGTGAAAGTGGTGATGTACAGGAAGCCAGGAAAGATTTCACAGGTTTTGTGGTCGACAAGGTACTCAATGAAGTCGTACAGAGCAAGGCAAtatttgtacaaggacattttaAAGGTTCTGATGAACCAGCTGTTGTCATCTTGGAGAAGACTGCATTCGATAGGGACACCCTTGGTGACATGCTATCCAGCAGAATGGAGCTTCAGAGAATAAtgcaaaatgatatttatgATGTGTATAATGGATATCCACCTCAAAACCTCAACG GGATCAGCACAAGAATAATCTACCCTGCCACTGAACGTCATATTATGAAGTACACATCACAACAAGTCTACTTGATTGAAGAGACAGCTGCCGATTATCAAAACATCACACTGCCATCAATCACATCACGGGCATTTAGTATACAG TGGGTGTACAATATCCTGGACAAGAAGGCAGAGGCTGATAGAATTTTGTATGAAGATGAAGATCCGGAGATAGGATATCTGTTGGCTCCAGATATGAAATGGGATCAAACCCAAATAGATAATCTGCACATCGATGCCATATGCCATAAGAGAAACATCAAGTCAATACGGGATCTGACGGAAGGTCATCTGCCACTTCTGCAAAACATCAAGGAAAAGGGCACA gAATTCATTTGTGAAAAGTACGGATTGACAAAGAACCATTTGCGTGTATTCCTTCACTATCAGCCGTCATATTACCACCTACATGTTCACTTCACTCACATCAACTTTGATGCACCTGGCAGTCGTGTGGGCCAAGCACATCTTTTATCAGACGTCATTGACAATATCCAACTTCAGCATGACTACTACCAGAAGAAGACAATGACTTTTACTGTCAGAGAAAAAGATCCATTGtttcagaaattcagagaagCAGGGAAAGTTTAG